One region of Pseudomonas alvandae genomic DNA includes:
- the serC gene encoding 3-phosphoserine/phosphohydroxythreonine transaminase, translated as MSKRAYNFCAGPAALPEAVLKRAQGELLDWHGKGLSVMEMSHRSDEFVSIATKAEQDLRDLLNIPSNYKVLFLQGGASQQFAQIPLNLLPENGKADYIDTGIWSQKAIEEASRYGHVNVAATAKPYDYFAIPGQNEWNLSSDAAYVHYAPNETIGGLEFNWIPETGDVPLVADMSSDILSRPVDISRFGMIYAGAQKNIGPSGILVAIIREDLLDRARSLCPTMLNYKVAADNGSMYNTPPTLAWYLSGLVFEWLKEQGGVEAIGKLNEVKQRTLYDFIDASGLYSNPINKSDRSWMNVPFRLADDRLDKPFLAGADERGLLNLKGHRSVGGMRASIYNAVDINAVNALVAYMAEFEKEHG; from the coding sequence GTGAGCAAGAGAGCCTATAACTTCTGTGCCGGCCCGGCGGCGCTTCCTGAAGCGGTCCTGAAGCGCGCCCAGGGTGAACTTCTCGACTGGCACGGCAAGGGCCTGTCGGTCATGGAAATGAGCCATCGCAGCGATGAGTTCGTGTCCATCGCCACCAAGGCCGAGCAGGACCTGCGTGATCTGCTGAACATCCCGTCCAACTATAAAGTGCTGTTCCTGCAGGGCGGCGCCAGCCAGCAGTTCGCCCAGATCCCGCTGAACCTGCTGCCGGAAAACGGCAAGGCCGACTACATCGACACCGGCATCTGGTCGCAGAAAGCCATCGAAGAAGCGTCGCGCTACGGTCACGTCAACGTGGCGGCTACCGCCAAGCCCTACGACTATTTCGCCATTCCTGGCCAGAACGAATGGAACCTGTCCAGCGACGCTGCCTACGTTCACTACGCGCCGAACGAAACCATCGGTGGCCTGGAATTCAACTGGATCCCGGAAACCGGTGACGTGCCGCTGGTGGCCGATATGTCCTCGGACATTCTTTCGCGCCCGGTGGACATTTCCCGTTTCGGCATGATCTACGCCGGCGCCCAGAAGAACATTGGCCCGAGCGGCATCCTGGTCGCGATCATTCGCGAAGACCTGCTCGACCGCGCCCGTTCCCTGTGCCCGACCATGCTCAACTACAAGGTCGCGGCCGATAACGGCTCGATGTACAACACCCCGCCAACCCTGGCCTGGTACCTGTCGGGACTGGTGTTCGAGTGGCTGAAAGAGCAGGGCGGTGTCGAAGCCATCGGCAAGCTCAACGAAGTGAAGCAGCGCACGCTGTATGACTTCATCGACGCCAGCGGCCTCTACAGCAACCCGATCAACAAGTCCGACCGCTCGTGGATGAACGTCCCGTTCCGCCTGGCCGACGACCGTCTCGACAAGCCGTTCCTGGCCGGCGCCGACGAGCGCGGCCTGCTGAACCTCAAGGGTCACCGTTCGGTCGGTGGCATGCGCGCCTCCATCTACAACGCCGTGGACATCAACGCCGTCAATGCGCTGGTCGCCTACATGGCAGAGTTCGAGAAGGAACACGGCTGA